In Leptolyngbya subtilissima AS-A7, the sequence AGGCGCAGGGTGCGACCGGCCCCAATCAGCAGGTGGTGGTCTGGGGGCGCTGTGTAAATCGTCCCGGCCTGCAACAACTCTCCGGTTTTGGCGTCTTTGACGGGGAGCGCCGTCATGGGCTTTAAGACCTGGGGCAGCAGGCTAGCCATGTTGGGGTCAAGGTGAATGACCAGGACAATGGCGGCGGCAAAATCGGCGGGCAGCTGGGGCAGCAGTTGCGCCAACGCTTTGATGCCCCCAGCGGAGGCCGCGATCGCCACGATGTCAAACCGCGCCGCTGAAGATAGCACTGAGGACGGCGAAGCGTTCATAGGGTTTTAGGCCGA encodes:
- a CDS encoding chemotaxis protein CheB; this translates as MNASPSSVLSSAARFDIVAIAASAGGIKALAQLLPQLPADFAAAIVLVIHLDPNMASLLPQVLKPMTALPVKDAKTGELLQAGTIYTAPPDHHLLIGAGRTLRLTHTAKVNYSRSAADCTLVSVAERFGERAIAVVLTGYGRDGAAGIQAIKQHGGRVIVQDPATANVASMPQMAIDTGQVDWVLPLETIPQTLINLVQQARI